In Cyclopterus lumpus isolate fCycLum1 chromosome 17, fCycLum1.pri, whole genome shotgun sequence, a genomic segment contains:
- the LOC117746325 gene encoding microtubule organization protein AKNA, protein MEGEAEESDEDAQVQDKPTVLWEKCIRQSIFVDLSEDESLHLSDLEHSLALRLSQAESAASEASIHLSGSAELSALDVTSSESSIVISSQSEMVVESKPKSSVLHVSAQRPNTIQDEPPLKHEGPAQDTSDEEQEDLPFDCDLGSPYFNQTATSEGDTSSDGRETIHASPDVTGVLECKTRDRDDIIQRLLSAERHAEKPATLSQEDANTKRDNLFDASKPRKVAPSCPCPFDLNQLLLRHFSQEELLRPCRLIEAETLPEVSLLESGDDTVFSCAPTHNSSTINSNHSDSPACNSEINQSFCSDRTDEKSASGKPSSLEDEAEREIATVTSATSDSITSSSASKHSDQGSGDTSALDVEKREQAEEDEQVQRVPLVRTRSFSEMKYGQGQVHYPLPDFSKVAPKVKIPKTPNGPARPVPQSPGTMHRAQSSPEMLEVVSRVLEDSVQPSVKPYVFKDEDKQPAPALVYHLQAEYDKLLTKYAEAENLIDQMRTGTNAQPSSELMLHFECDEDHQGNLVERGHLGSVASHLPPSEKPRSNNQVMNTTSSSQPEEGPSDGERMTAQLIDIISQFMQKVEEFKLSVSIMSVSTAEQQMMLRSIMEAQDQLEREYISKKEQHRALEMQHYMGLSRKTGIFDPNRQVEGDIFRIGMRLEDIKEMIDKNVCEQISPPHSCSTPTPMRERLQIKLSPLCMPSPSPPPSLHEGPSAGFSTVGYKMDTQKEEGKEEEVEEASEVHGDLGFQQSSELITTDSLKNTGHNYCYLRGSLVSLGGQDIQTTEAEEERSSSVSSEVIDHSSILAYLSGSSSSSRQREWTRDSRSTLDSVLNTVGECDLGDRVSLAVEVSDSHILSEPPLNTSSLSQRRVSPETDSGFGSSYLNQSASGPFQPNLLTERGPTQDDGLSSSESEGSRSNLQTAIQSASLTSQRWASPSPSVQTQSCGAAAAVERWVESTTKEPSVRLQGAERSLPAQLHHHVSEPVLSPTMDTEERGCPLYSCSCNSETILALQSEVSRLKKDLDEGLVQLPHLALKMDYLTSKYKQDHQERRSKTKPRTHYRPASNSVWKPSSSTQNVSNLSPSQMRIEDWISSDMDPSKSKGTDNGDTAGSEIMLLFHNSPAESRRSSVHSAPEFQYKLHEALQSNRGSEGNGSVKTSGLTSSISKEGKASDSHAKQRPQTAIMESFYSKERWSLFPSPSLQKPLLQVSYGSSSSLPASYKVREPPLRSMTHHRKRSTQSDTALLPSNVYFQRTPSPASGPSKTGSRSGRCRGTKEVEMNRTLDQAIEVARSMKRTTDRMATRLSADLAEAHLHRRVHSMQPQGGRKPHYKDEFTL, encoded by the exons ATGGAGGGAGAAGCAGAGGAATCGGACGAGGATGCTCAGGTGCAGGACAAGCCCACTGTGCTTTGGGAGAAGTGCATTCGGCAGAGCATCTTTGTTGACCTGAGTGAGGATGAAAGTCTCCACCTCAGTGATTTGGAACATTCTTTAGCCTTACGTCTGTCCCAGGCAGAGTCTGCTGCCTCCGAGGCAAGCATCCATCTCAGTG GGAGTGCGGAGCTGTCGGCCTTGGATGTCACCTCTTCAGAGTCCAGTATTGTCATCAGCAGTCAGAGTGAGATGGTGGTCGAGAGCAAGCCCAAGAGCAGCGTGTTGCATGTGTCCGCCCAAAGACCAAACACCATTCAAGATGAGCCACCATTAAAGCATGAGGGCCCCGCACAAGATACTAGTgacgaggagcaggaggaccTCCCTTTTGATTGTGACCTAGGTAGCCCCTACTTCAACCAAACAGCGACCTCTGAGGGCGACACAAGCTCTGATGGAAGAGAAACGATTCATGCGAGTCCTGATGTTACTGGTGTGCTTGAATGTAAGACAAGAGATAGAGATGATATTATTCAACGCTTGCTTTCTGCTGAGCGTCATGCTGAGAAACCAGCAACTTTGTCACAAGAGGATGCCAACACCAAACGGGACAACCTTTTCGATGCTTCCAAGCCAAGGAAGGTTGCCCCATCATGCCCTTGTCCTTTTGACCTTAACCAGTTGTTGCTGCGACACTTCTcccaggaggagctgctgcgACCCTGTAGGCTGATCGAGGCGGAGACCCTGCCAGAGGTGTCCCTATTGGAGAGCGGGGATGacactgttttcagctgtgctccAACACACAACAGCTCAACGATTAATAGCAACCACTCCGACAGCCCTGCTTGTAATTCTGAGATTAATCAGAGTTTCTGCTCTGACAGGACTGATGAGAAAAGTGCATCAGGAAAACCATCTAGTTTAGAGGACGAAGCAGAAAGGGAAATTGCTACTGTCACCTCTGCCACTTCTGACAGCATTACATCCAGCTCTGCAAGTAAACATTCAGACCAGGGCAGTGGGGATACAAGCGCCCTAGATGTAGAGAAGCGGGAACAGGCCGAAGAGGATGAACAGGTTCAGAGAGTCCCACTTGTGCGCACCAGGTCCTTCAGTGAGATGAAGTATGGTCAAGGTCAAGTCCATTACCCACTCCCTGACTTCTCCAAGGTTGCCCCCAAGGTCAAAATCCCCAAAACTCCAAATGGACCAGCCAGACCTGTTCCTCAGAGCCCCGGCACCATGCACAGAGCACAGTCCTCTCCAGAGATGTTAGAGGTGGTCAGCAGAGTCCTAGAGGATTCAGTCCAGCCTTCAGTGAAGCCCTATGTCTTCAAAGATGAGGACAAACAGCCTGCTCCAGCACTGGTGTATCACCTGCAG GCTGAATATGATAAATTACTAACCAAATATGCTGAAGCAGAGAACCTTATAGATCAAATGAGAACAGGAACCAAC GCTCAACCCTCCTCAGAATTGATGCTTCATTTCGAGTGTGATGAAGATCATCAGGGTAACTTAGTTGAGAGAGGCCATCTTGGATCCGTGGCTTCTCACCTTCCCCCATCAG aaaaaccCCGGAGCAACAATCAAGTGATGAACACAACATCCTCCAGCCAGCCGGAGGAAGGTCCTAGTGATGGTGAAAGAATGACTGCACAGCTGATAGATATCATCAGCCAGTTCATGCAGAAG GTGGAAGAATTTAAATTAAGTGTGAGCATCATGTCAGTGAGCACAGCAGAACAGCAAATG ATGTTGAGGAGCATTATGGAGGCTCAGGACCAACTGGAAAGAGAGTACATCAGTAAGAAGGAACAGCACCGAGCTCTGGAGATGCAACACTACATGGGCCTGTCCAGGAAAACAGGCATCTTTGACCCAAACAG GCAGGTGGAGGGAGACATATTCAGGATAGGAATGCGACTTGAGGACATAAAGGAGATGATagacaaaaatgtgtgtgagcAGATTTCTCCACCCCATTCATGCTCCACTCCCACGCCCATGAGAGAAAGGCTGCAAATTAAGCTGAGTCCTCTCTGCATGCCATCACCCTCACCTCCACCATCCCTGCATGAG GGCCCAAGTGCAGGTTTTTCCACTGTGGGTTATAAGatggacacacagaaagaggaaggaaaagaggaggaagtcgAGGAGGCCAGTGAAGTCCATGGAGATCTGGGTTTCCAGCAAAGCAGTGAACTCATAACAACTGACTCTTTGAAAAATACTGGACACAACTACTGCTATTTAAG GGGCTCACTGGTCTCTCTGGGAGGACAAGACATCCAGACAACGGaagctgaagaggagaggagctcttctgtctcctcagaGGTGATAGATCACAGCAGCATCTTAGCATACTTGAGTGGAAGCAGCTCATCCTCTAGACAGAGGGAGTGGACACGCGACAG ccGTAGCACCCTGGATAGTGTCTTGAACACAGTGGGTGAATGTGATCTGGGTGATCGTGTGAGTCTGGCTGTGGAGGTCTCAGACAGCCACATTCTCTCAGAGCCTCCTCTCAACACCTCATCTCTATCACAG AGGCGTGTGAGTCCAGAGACCGACAGTGGATTTGGGAGCTCCTACTTGAATCAATCAGCCTCTGGACCGTTTCAACCAAATCTGCTCACAGAAAG AGGGCCGACCCAGGATGATGGTTTAAGTAGCTCAGAGAGCGAAGGCTCCCGCTCCAACCTGCAGACAGCCATCCAGTCAGCCTCACTCACTAGCCAGCGATGGGCCAGTCCCTCCCCATCCGTCCAAACACAGTCCtgtggtgcagcagcagcagtggagcgGTGGGTGGAGAGCACCACTAAGGAGCCTTCAGTCAGGCTGCAGG GAGCTGAACGCAGCCTGCCTGCCCAGCTCCATCACCACGTATCTGAACCCGTACTTAGCCCTACCATGGATACAGAAGAGAGAGGCTGTCCACTGTACTCCTGCTCATGTAATAG tgagaCTATCCTGGCCTTGCAGTCAGAGGTATCCCGACTGAAGAAGGACTTGGATGAGGGCTTGGTCCAGTTGCCTCACCTAGCACTGAAAATGGACTATCTCACCTCTAAATACAAACAGGATCATCAAGAGCGCAGGTCTAAAACCAAACCGCGGACCCACTACAGACCAGCCTCCAACAG TGTGTGGAAGCCATCGAGTAGCACACAGAATGTGAGCAATCTCAGTCCCAGTCAGATGAGGATAGAGGACTGGATCTCTTCGGACATGGACCCCAGCAAGAGTAAAG GTACAGACAACGGTGACACAGCTGGCTCGGAGATCATGTTGCTGTTCCACAATTCACCTGCAGAGAGCAGGAGAAGCAGTGTGCACTCTGCACCTGAGTTTCAATATAAACTTCATGAGGCGCTGCAGTCCAACAGAG GGTCAGAGGGAAATGGCTCAGTGAAAACATCTGGTCTGACCAGCTCCATTTCAAAAGAAGGAAAGGCGTCTGACAGCCATGCGAAGCAGAGACCACAAA CAGCCATCATGGAGAGTTTTTACTCCAAAGAGAGGTGGTCTCTTTTCCCCTCTCCGTCTCTTCAGAAGCCCCTGCTCCAGGTCAGCTACGGCTCCTCCAGCAGCCTGCCTGCAAG CTATAAAGTGAGGGAGCCACCTCTGCGGTCCATGACCCATCACAGAAAGCGCTCCACCCAGTCTGACACGGCTCTCCTGCCCAGTAATGTGTACTTCCAGCGGACACCGTCTCCAGCATCAGGGCCCTCAAAGACTGGCAGCCGGTCAGGCAGATGCAGAGGGACCAAG GAGGTGGAGATGAACAGGACTCTCGACCAGGCCATTGAGGTGGCCCGCAGCATGAAGAGGACCACCGACCGAATGGCCACGAGACTGTCGGCTGACCTGGCTGAGGCTCATCTTCACCGGAGAGTACACAGCATGCAGCCACAAGGAGGCAGGAAACCCCATTATAAGGATGAGTTCACTCTGTAG